Proteins from one Capricornis sumatraensis isolate serow.1 chromosome 2, serow.2, whole genome shotgun sequence genomic window:
- the PCNX4 gene encoding pecanex-like protein 4, whose translation MSPDVPLLNNYKQDFFLKRFPQTVLGGPRLKLGYCAPPYIYVNQIVLFLMPWVLGGIGTLLYQLGILEDYYTGALSGGLMLFTAFVIQFTSLYARNKSVTVERMLTTDILAEEDEHEFTGCAGAETIKFLIPGKKHTANTVFHSVLAGLLCGLGTWYLLPHRITLLYGSAGVTVLLFVFGWMTLCIGEYSLIVNTPTESATFQTQDAYEITPLMRLVYIFFFVSVDLAHRFMVNIPALEQMNQILHILFIFLPFFWALGTLPPPDALFLWAMEQVLEFGLGGSSMSTHLRLLIMFIISAGTAVASYFIPSTVGVVLFMTGLGFLLSLNLSEMVLVVKHSVTRHRVGTKSNALSSGSEIRFTWREYLFYSVVLVLALLETGLLHHFASFSQISKNSPQAVVGYTLMILFIILWILKEIQSIYIFGIFRNPFYPKDVQTVTLFLEKQTKLMKIGVVRRILINLVSPLAMIAFLSLDSSLQRLHSVSVSIGFTRAFRMVWQNTENALLETVIVSAVHLLISNTDLWWSRSLDTGIKLLLVGIMRDRLIQFIAKLQFAVTVLVASWTEKKRRKSATTLGVLNIVFSPFVLVFIVLSTVLSSPLVPLFTLPLFLVGFPRPIQSWPGVVGTTACVCADTVYYCQMVPGLTTALQSAMAAGSLGLLLPGSHYLGRFQDRLIWIMILECGYTYCCVNIKGLELQETSCHTAEARTVDEVFESAFEQEEYVKLCSINEHFGNVLTPCTVLPVKLYSDARNVLSGIIDSHDNLKEFKGDLVKVLVWILVQYCSRRSSMLENVHKTESKGKASLIILPALNTEPQTEFPEDTDSLNSENLDDWSDDVFGEEPTIKKGKDEKDQLKVLPGINLPIPGSVESQNVDSHSTNTVTEKSLYQAVALGYPAIDKGKQETMAYIPLMEFSCSHSHLLSLPEEWMSNCLPNSKMKEMSSLFPEDWYQFILRQLKCFPSKENASNVVEEIAKDRVLKDFYVRAVMTCYFSFLGGDNMIPSPGHILRVYSGVLPWSLALDWLSEKPDLFQLALKAFRYTLKLMIDKASLGPIEDFKELINCLEKYESDWYIGLVSDEKWKEAVLQEKPYLFSLGYDPNMGVYTGRVLTLQELLIHVGKLNAEAVRGQWANLSWELLYATNDDEERYSIQAHPLLLRNLTVQAADPPLGYPIYSSKPLHIHLV comes from the exons ATGAGTCCAGATGTGCCTCTGCTGAACAATTACAAACAAGACTTCTTCCTGAAGCGCTTTCCACAGACTGTTCTTGGAGGCCCTCGACTCAAACTGGGTTATTGTGCCCCTCCTTACATATATGTTAATCAGATTGTCCTTTTTTTGATGCCATGGGTTTTAGGTGGAATAGGAACACTTTTGTACCAATTAGGCATCCTGGAAGACTATTACACAGGAGCACTTTCAGGTGGACTGATGCTTTTCACTGCATTTGTCATCCAGTTCACAAGTTTATACGCCAGAAACAAATCGGTAACAGTGGAGAGAATGCTGACCACAGACATCTTAGCAGAGGAAGATGAGCATGAGTTTACAGGTTGTGCTGGTGCTGAGACCATCAAATTTCTAATTCCTGGCAAAAAACATACAGCCAACACAGTTTTTCATTCTGTTCTTGCTGGATTACTGTGTGGCCTTGGGACATGGTATTTGCTCCCACATAGAATAACCCTGCTGTATGGCAGTGCAGGAGTCACGGTTCtactctttgtctttggatggaTGACGCTGTGTATAGGAGAATATTCATTAATTGTAAACACACCTACAGAGTCTGCAACTTTCCAAACCCAGGATGCGTATGAAATCACTCCTCTTATGAgacttgtttatatttttttcttcgtTTCTGTAGATCTTGCACACAG GTTTATGGTAAATATACCAGCTCTAGAACAGATGAATCAGATTTTACacatcttgtttatatttttacccTTTTTTTGGGCACTCGGGACCCTACCTCCACCTGATGCACTTTTCTTATGGGCAATGGAGCAGGTTTTAGAGTTCGGCCTTGGAGGCTCATCTATGTCAACTCACCTACG GTTGTTAATAATGTTCATCATTTCTGCTGGAACAGCTGTAGCATCTTATTTCATTCCCAGCACTGTTGGTGTGGTTCTTTTCATGACTGGACTTGGGTTCTTGCTGAGTCTTAACCTAAGTGAGATGGTTCTTGTCGTCAAACACAGTGTGACCAGACACAGAGTTGGAACCAAATCTAATGCTTTATCCAGTGGTTCAGAAATCCGGTTTACTTGGAGGGAATACCTTTTCTACAGCGTTGTATTAGTCTTGGCCCTCTTAGAAACTGGTTTGTTGCATCACTTTGCTAGTTTCTCACAGATTTCCAAAAACAGCCCTCAGGCTGTTGTTGGCTATACTTTGatgatattatttataatactgtgGATACTTAAAGAAATTCAAAGTATCTATATCTTTGGAATTTTCCGGAACCCTTTCTATCCAAAGGATGTGCAAACTGTGACTTTATTCCTAGAGAAGCAGACAAAGCTCATGAAGATTGGTGTTGTCAGACGGATTTTAATAAATCTAG TGTCACCTTTGGCTATGATAGCATTTCTTTCATTGGACAGTTCCTTACAAAGGCTTCACTCTGTATCTGTCTCCATTGGATTCACAAGAGCTTTTAGAATG GTATGGCAAAATACAGAAAATGCCTTATTGGAGACAGTCATTGTATCAGCAGTGCACTTGCTGATCTCCAATACAGACCTATGGTGGAGCAGAAGCCTGGATACAGGAATCAAACTCTTACTG GTTGGTATCATGCGTGATCGCCTGATTCAGTTCATCGCTAAATTGCAGTTTGCTGTGACTGTGCTTGTGGCATCATGGACAGAGAAAAAACGTAGAAAATCAGCCACCACTTTGGGTGTGCTCAACATTGTCTTCTCTCCATTCGTGTTGGTCTTCATAGTTTTATCTACAGTACTCTCTTCTCCCTTAGTCCCCCTCTTTACCCTTCCTTTGTTCTTGGTGGGGTTTCCTCGACCTATTCAGAGTTGGCCAGGAGTGGTGGGCACcacagcctgtgtgtgtgcagataCAGTGTACTATTGCCAGATGGTCCCAGGTTTAACCACTGCGCTGCAGTCTGCGATGGCAGCTGGGAGTTTAG GTCTCCTCTTACCTGGGTCTCATTACTTGGGCCGTTTTCAGGATCGTTTAATATGGATAATGATTCTAGAATGTGGCTATACTTATTGCTGTGTTAACATTAAG gGGTTAGAATTGCAAGAGACATCCTGTCACACTGCTGAAGCTCGAACAGTTGACGAAGTTTTCGAAAGTGCCTTTGAACAAGAAGAATATGTTAAACTATGTTCCATTAATGAACACTTTGGAAATGTTTTGACACCCTGTACTGTTTTGCCTGTGAAACTCTATTCTGATGCCAGGAATGTCCTGTCTGGCATAATTGATTCTCATGATAACTTAAAGGAATTTAAAGGTGACCTTGTTAAAGTACTTGTGTGGATACTTGTTCAGTACTGTTCTAGAAGGTCTAGCATGCTAGAGAATGTTCAcaaaactgaaagtaaagggAAAGCATCTCTAATAATCCTGCCTGCTTTGAATACTGAACCACAAACTGAATTTCCAGAAGATACAGATAGTTTAAATTCAGAAAATTTGGATGACTGGTCTGATGATGTTTTTGGTGAAGAGCCAActatcaaaaaaggaaaagatgaaaaagatcaGTTGAAAGTATTGCCAGGTATAAATTTGCCTATTCCTGGTTCagtagaatcacagaacgttgATAGTCATTCTACAAACACAGTTACCGAAAAGAGTCTTTACCAAGCAGTTGCACTTGGATACCCTGCCATTgacaaaggaaaacaagaaaccaTGGCATATATCCCTCTCATGGAATTCAGTTGTTCTCATTCTCACTTATTAAGCTTACCTGAAGAGTGGATGTCTAACTGTTTGCCTAATTCCAAAATGAAGGAGATGAGTTCATTATTTCCAGAAGACTGGTACCAGTTTATTTTAAGGCAGTTGAAATGTTTTCCTTCAAAAGAAAATGCCTCAAATGTAGTGGAAGAAATTGCAAAGGACAGAGTTCTAAAAGACTTTTATGTTCGTGCAGTAATGACTTgttactttagttttttggggggAGACAATATGATTCCTAGTCCTGGTCATATATTGAGAGTTTACAGTGGTGTTTTGCCTTGGTCTCTTGCCTTGGATTGGCTCTCAGAAAAACCAGACCTGTTTCAACTAGCCCTGAAAGCTTTCAG GTACACTCTGAAACTAATGATCGATAAAGCAAGTTTGGGTCCAATAGAAGACTTTAAAGAGTTGATTAACTGCCttgaaaaatatgaaagtgaCTGGTACATTGGTTTGGTGTCTGACGAAAAGTGGAAGGAAGCAGTTTTACAAGAAAAACCATACTTGTTTTCTCTGGGATATGATCCTAATATG GGAGTTTACACTGGGAGAGTACTTACCCTTCAAGAATTATTGATCCATGTTGGGAAGTTAAATGCTGAAGCTGTTAGAGGTCAGTGGGCCAATCTTTCATGGGAATTGCTTTATGCCACAAACGATGATGAGGAACGTTATAGTATACAAGCTCATCCACTACTTTTAAGAAACCTTACAGTACAAGCAGCTGATCCTCCCCTGGGATATCCAATTTATTCTTCAAAACCTCTCCATATACATTTGGTTTAG